A single genomic interval of Ramlibacter sp. harbors:
- the gshA gene encoding glutamate--cysteine ligase — translation MTALQQRLHALSPERLKGIRRGIEKESLRSLADGGLALTPHPQALGSALTHPHITTDYSESQLELITGVHAGVQSCLDELTQIHQFTYRALRDAGDEMLWVSSMPCGLPTDETIPLGRYGPSNVGRAKSVYRMGLGHRYGRRMQTISGIHYNWSLPGVDSDQYFALIRNFRRHAFLLLYLLGASPAVCPTFVAGRQHELQTLGAHALYMPHGTSLRMGRLGYQSDAQASLAVSYNGLEGYAASLHDALTRPYPAYEAVGIRNPGGDYNQLSTTLLQIENEFYGTIRPKRVIYPGERPLHALRERGVEYVEVRLLDLDPFVPIGITAQSLRLLDVFLLHCLLSDSPPDTPQEIADLKHNQHLTAARGREPGLALLRQGREVGLTQWGSELVAAFAPIAASLDAVHQTTDYSAAVREAQAALANADSLPSARVLAAMARDHDNSFIAFTRAQSLQTRDQLLALPFDAGLQARFEAMAVKSVADQKAIEAADTLPFENYRQQYVSPERLGLAVRETAEHL, via the coding sequence ATGACCGCCCTGCAGCAACGGCTCCATGCCCTCTCGCCTGAACGGCTGAAAGGCATTCGCCGCGGCATTGAAAAAGAAAGCCTGCGTTCGCTGGCCGACGGCGGGCTCGCGCTCACGCCGCACCCGCAGGCGCTGGGCTCGGCGCTGACGCATCCGCACATCACGACCGACTACAGCGAGTCGCAACTCGAGCTCATCACCGGCGTGCATGCCGGTGTGCAGTCGTGTCTGGACGAGCTCACGCAGATCCACCAGTTCACCTACCGCGCGCTGCGCGATGCGGGCGACGAGATGCTGTGGGTGTCGAGCATGCCCTGCGGCCTGCCCACCGACGAGACCATTCCGCTGGGGCGCTACGGCCCCTCCAACGTGGGGCGCGCCAAGAGCGTGTACCGCATGGGCCTGGGCCACCGCTATGGCCGGCGCATGCAGACCATCTCGGGCATTCACTACAACTGGTCGCTGCCCGGCGTGGACAGCGACCAGTATTTCGCGCTGATCCGCAACTTCCGCCGCCACGCATTCCTGCTGCTGTACCTGCTGGGCGCGTCCCCCGCGGTGTGCCCGACCTTCGTGGCCGGGCGCCAGCACGAGCTGCAGACCCTGGGCGCGCATGCGCTGTACATGCCGCATGGCACCTCGCTGCGCATGGGGCGGCTGGGCTACCAGAGCGACGCGCAGGCCTCGCTCGCGGTGAGCTACAACGGGCTGGAGGGCTATGCGGCCTCATTGCATGACGCGCTGACCCGGCCCTACCCGGCCTACGAAGCGGTGGGCATCCGCAACCCCGGTGGCGACTACAACCAGCTGTCCACCACGCTGCTGCAGATCGAGAACGAGTTCTACGGCACGATCCGCCCCAAGCGCGTGATCTACCCCGGCGAGCGGCCGCTGCACGCGCTGCGCGAGCGCGGCGTGGAATATGTGGAAGTGCGCCTGCTCGACCTCGACCCCTTTGTGCCCATTGGCATCACCGCGCAAAGCCTGCGCCTGCTCGACGTGTTCCTGCTGCACTGCCTGCTGTCCGACAGCCCGCCCGACACGCCGCAGGAGATCGCCGACCTCAAGCACAACCAGCACCTCACGGCGGCGCGTGGCCGCGAGCCCGGGCTGGCGCTGTTGCGCCAGGGGCGCGAGGTCGGGCTGACGCAGTGGGGCAGCGAGCTGGTGGCGGCGTTCGCGCCGATTGCCGCCAGCCTGGATGCCGTGCACCAGACCACCGACTACAGCGCCGCGGTGCGCGAAGCGCAGGCCGCGCTGGCCAATGCCGACTCGCTGCCCTCGGCGCGCGTGCTCGCGGCCATGGCGCGCGACCACGACAACTCATTCATCGCCTTCACCCGGGCCCAGTCACTGCAGACCCGCGACCAGTTGCTGGCCCTGCCGTTTGACGCTGGGCTGCAGGCCCGTTTCGAGGCCATGGCGGTGAAGTCGGTGGCCGACCAGAAGGCCATCGAGGCCGCCGACACGCTGCCGTTCGAGAACTACCGCCAGCAGTATGTGTCGCCCGAGCGCCTGGGCCTGGCCGTGCGCGAAACGGCCGAGCACCTCTGA
- a CDS encoding TIGR00266 family protein has product MAMDVIDYDIRGAEMQFVEIELDPGEAAIGEAGSMMFMDAGIAMDTVFGDGSAQQGGFLGKLLGAGKRLVTGESLFTTVYTNNAQGKLRVAFAAPYPGKILPMDLRQLGGTLICQKDAFLCAARGVSLGIAVQQKLSAGFFGGEGFIMQKLDGDGLAFVHAGGTVVKRELAAGQTLLVDTGCVVAYTPSVNFEIQYVGKIKTALFGGEGLFFAKLSGSGTVWLQSLPFSRLASRVFAAAPQRGGSREEGSVLGGFGAGSLLGGVLGGDDD; this is encoded by the coding sequence ATGGCAATGGATGTGATTGACTACGATATCCGCGGCGCGGAGATGCAGTTCGTCGAGATCGAGCTCGACCCCGGCGAGGCCGCCATTGGCGAGGCCGGCAGCATGATGTTCATGGATGCCGGCATCGCCATGGACACCGTCTTTGGCGATGGCAGCGCCCAGCAAGGCGGTTTCCTGGGCAAGCTGCTGGGCGCGGGCAAGCGGCTGGTCACGGGCGAGTCGCTGTTCACCACCGTCTACACCAACAACGCCCAGGGCAAGCTGCGCGTGGCCTTTGCCGCGCCCTACCCCGGCAAGATCCTGCCCATGGACCTGCGCCAGCTTGGCGGCACGCTGATCTGCCAGAAGGATGCCTTCCTGTGCGCGGCGCGCGGTGTGTCGCTGGGCATCGCGGTGCAGCAGAAGCTGTCCGCCGGCTTCTTTGGCGGCGAGGGCTTCATCATGCAGAAGCTCGACGGCGACGGCCTGGCCTTTGTCCACGCCGGCGGCACCGTCGTCAAGCGCGAGCTTGCGGCGGGCCAGACCCTGCTGGTGGACACCGGCTGCGTGGTCGCCTACACGCCCAGCGTCAACTTCGAGATCCAGTACGTGGGCAAGATCAAGACCGCGCTGTTCGGCGGCGAAGGCCTGTTCTTCGCCAAGCTGTCGGGGTCGGGCACGGTCTGGCTGCAAAGCCTGCCGTTCTCGCGCCTGGCGTCGCGCGTGTTCGCGGCGGCGCCACAGCGCGGCGGCTCGCGCGAGGAAGGCTCGGTGCTCGGCGGCTTTGGCGCGGGCAGCCTGCTGGGCGGTGTGCTCGGCGGCGACGACGACTGA
- a CDS encoding HPF/RaiA family ribosome-associated protein: protein MQVQVNAGNGIENKESLERWAVQHLDEALVHFRQDITRVELQLSDENGAAKGAADLRCTLEARLANHQPVAATHHAANQDLAIRGATDKLRHLLGHTLGKIAHKRDRESIRTGNALAPE from the coding sequence ATGCAGGTTCAAGTCAACGCCGGCAACGGCATTGAGAACAAGGAGTCGCTGGAGCGCTGGGCCGTCCAGCATCTGGATGAGGCACTCGTGCACTTCCGCCAGGACATCACGCGCGTCGAGCTGCAGCTGAGCGACGAGAACGGCGCGGCCAAGGGCGCGGCAGACCTGCGCTGCACCCTGGAAGCCAGGCTGGCCAACCACCAGCCCGTGGCGGCCACCCACCACGCGGCCAACCAGGACCTGGCCATCCGCGGCGCCACCGACAAGCTGCGCCACCTGCTCGGACACACCCTGGGCAAGATCGCCCACAAGCGCGACCGCGAGTCGATCCGCACCGGCAACGCACTCGCGCCCGAGTAG